The following coding sequences lie in one Arabidopsis thaliana chromosome 3, partial sequence genomic window:
- a CDS encoding paramyosin-like protein (BEST Arabidopsis thaliana protein match is: Prefoldin chaperone subunit family protein (TAIR:AT5G27330.1); Has 171032 Blast hits to 82560 proteins in 3364 species: Archae - 2835; Bacteria - 33550; Metazoa - 71995; Fungi - 13365; Plants - 9598; Viruses - 592; Other Eukaryotes - 39097 (source: NCBI BLink).) produces MAKKKASRNSNDTANDNRQQQHDQKAPETDKKATVLSRQSSMEEHDSSEEQFQNLKSLNAMLLKQAMEKRNQIDSLVQAKDELETELARYCQEKTGLRDELDQVSDENFGLKFELDFVIVFVESQFREMCVGVDMLVKEKSDRESEIRVLKGEAIELTGKVEIEKEQLRKVCDERDLIKNGFDLQHEEVNRLKECVVRLEEKESNLEIVIGKLESENERLVKERKVREEEIEGVKKEKIGLEKIMEEKKNEIDGLKREIKVLLSEKNEMEIVKIEQKGVIEELERKLDKLNETVRSLTKEEKVLRDLVIGLEKNLDESMEKESGMMVEIDALGKERTIKESEVERLIGEKNLIEKQMEMLNVQSSDKGKLIDQLSREKVELEERIFSRERKLVELNRKADELTHAVAVLQKNCDDQTKINGKLSCKVDQLSNALAQVELRREEADKALDEEKRNGEDLKAEVLKSEKMVAKTLEELEKVKIERKSLFSAKNDLESQSESLKSENVKLEKELVELRKAMEALKTELESAGMDAKRSMVMLKSAASMLSQLENREDRLISEEQKREIGTEPYAMELESIEKAFKNKEDIIEEMKKEAEIMKQSTEEAHKKQTFWTLVSSVTTVFAAASFAYAARAR; encoded by the coding sequence ATGGCCAAGAAGAAAGCGTCGCGTAACAGTAACGACACCGCTAATGATAaccgacaacaacaacatgacCAGAAAGCACCGGAGACTGACAAGAAAGCCACGGTACTTAGCCGTCAGTCTTCCATGGAAGAACACGATTCTTCGGAGGAGCAATTCCAGAATTTGAAGTCTCTTAATGCGATGCTTCTCAAACAAGCTatggagaagagaaaccaGATCGATTCGCTGGTTCAGGCCAAGGATGAATTGGAGACCGAGTTAGCTCGTTATTGTCAGGAGAAGACTGGGTTGCGTGACGAGTTGGATCAGGTGAGTGATGAGAATTTCGGGTTGAAGTTTGAATTGGATTTTGTTATTGTGTTTGTTGAGAGCCAGTTTAGAGAGATGTGTGTTGGAGTTGATATgttggtgaaggagaagagtgatagagagagtgagattagggttttgaaagGGGAAGCGATTGAGCTTACGGGTAAGGTTGAGATTGAGAAGGAACAGTTGAGGAAGGTTTGTGATGAGAGGGACTTAATCAAGAATGGGTTTGATTTACAGCATGAGGAGGTGAATCGATTGAAGGAGTGTGTAGTTCGTTTGGAGGAGAAAGAATCCAATTTGGAGATAGTGATTGGGAAATTGGAATCTGAAAATGAGAGATTGGTGAAGGAGAGGAAGGTGAGAGAAGAGGAGATTGAAGGGgtaaagaaggagaagattgGTCTGGAGAAGAtaatggaggagaagaagaatgagattGATGGATTGAAGAGAGAGATCAAAGTGCTTTTAAGTGAGAAGAATGAGATGGAGATTGTAAAGATTGAACAAAAAGGAGTAATCGAGGAGCTGGAGAGAAAGTTAGACAAGTTGAATGAGACTGTGCGGAGTTTGACAAAGGAAGAGAAGGTTTTGAGGGATTTGGTTATCGGGTTGGAGAAGAATCTTGATGAGTCtatggagaaagagagtggAATGATGGTGGAAATTGATGCATTAGGGAAAGAGAGGACAATCAAGGAATCTGAGGTTGAGAGGTTAATAGGAGAGAAGAATTTGATTGAGAAACAGATGGAGATGCTCAATGTACAGTCATCTGATAAGGGGAAGTTGATTGACCAGTTGTCTCGGGAGAAAGTTGAGCTTGAGGAGCGTATTTTTAGTCGGGAGAGGAAGCTTGTTGAGCTGAATCGAAAGGCTGATGAGCTAACTCATGCTGTTGCTGTGCTGCAAAAGAATTGTGATGATCAAACCAAGATTAACGGTAAGCTTAGCTGCAAAGTTGATCAGCTAAGCAATGCTCTTGCGCAAGTTGAGCTCaggagagaagaagctgatAAGGCACTTGAtgaggagaagagaaatggAGAGGATCTTAAGGCAGAGGTTTTGAAATCAGAGAAGATGGTTGCAAAAACTCTAGAAGAGCTTGAGAAAGTTAAGATTGAGCGTAAGAGTTTATTTTCAGCGAAGAATGATTTGGAGAGTCAATCTGAATCATTGAAAAGCGAAAATGTTAAACTCGAAAAGGAGCTTGTAGAGCTCAGAAAGGCTATGGAAGCTCTGAAAACAGAACTAGAATCAGCTGGAATGGATGCAAAACGCAGCATGGTGATGCTAAAGAGTGCTGCATCTATGCTATCCCAATTAGAGAACCGAGAAGATAGATTGATTAGTGAGGAACAGAAGCGAGAAATTGGAACTGAACCCTATGCGATGGAGCTAGAGTCGATAGAGAAAgctttcaaaaacaaagaggaCATAATCgaggaaatgaagaaagaagctGAGATCATGAAGCAATCAACGGAAGAGGCACACAAGAAGCAGACCTTCTGGACTCTCGTTTCGTCTGTAACAACGGTTTTTGCTGCTGCATCTTTTGCCTATGCCGCTAGGGCTCGTTAA
- the RBK2 gene encoding ROP binding protein kinases 2 (ROP binding protein kinases 2 (RBK2); FUNCTIONS IN: protein serine/threonine kinase activity, protein kinase activity, kinase activity, ATP binding; INVOLVED IN: protein amino acid phosphorylation; LOCATED IN: nucleus, cytoplasm; EXPRESSED IN: 8 plant structures; EXPRESSED DURING: L mature pollen stage, M germinated pollen stage, 4 anthesis; CONTAINS InterPro DOMAIN/s: Protein kinase, ATP binding site (InterPro:IPR017441), Protein kinase, catalytic domain (InterPro:IPR000719), Serine-threonine/tyrosine-protein kinase (InterPro:IPR001245), Protein kinase-like domain (InterPro:IPR011009), Serine/threonine-protein kinase, active site (InterPro:IPR008271); BEST Arabidopsis thaliana protein match is: Protein kinase superfamily protein (TAIR:AT5G18910.1); Has 106611 Blast hits to 105596 proteins in 3392 species: Archae - 84; Bacteria - 12146; Metazoa - 38869; Fungi - 8564; Plants - 31291; Viruses - 415; Other Eukaryotes - 15242 (source: NCBI BLink).), translated as MNSASAHDLRLLEVDKEKQDPKSPRGALEACLTRCSISSASSSSDDPPPNREAIDNADADTDVQCKNHRASSNWGKFFKLWKRRSMKRLSSFPPLSGAAPPIIKQNKSADPNMNGMVLHDIYDFQSSLQNFSISDIEIATDNFSPENIIGRGGYADVYQGILPEGKLIAVKRLTKGTPDEQTAEFLSELGIIAHVDHPNTAKFIGCCIEGGMHLVFRLSPLGSLGSLLHGPSKYKLTWSRRYNVALGTADGLVYLHEGCQRRIIHRDIKADNILLTEDFQPQICDFGLAKWLPKQLTHHNVSKFEGTFGYFAPEYFMHGIVDEKTDVFAFGVLLLELITGHPALDESQQSLVLWAKPLLERKAIKELVDPSLGDEYNREELIRLTSTASLCIDQSSLLRPRMSQVVELLLGHEDVVMTPREAKIKMMQRTYSEELLDSVEYNSTKYLGDLDRIREVALAS; from the exons AGCCCTCGAAGCCTGCTTAACTCGTTGCTCAATCTCTTCcgcttcatcttcatctgaCGATCCTCCTCCAAACAGAGAAGCTATCGACAATGCAGATGCAGACACAGACGTACAGTGCAAGAATCACAGAGCATCTTCTAATTGGGGAAAATTCTTCAAGCTATGGAAACGCAGATCCATGAAACGCCTCTCTTCCTTTCCTCCATTAAGTGGCGCCGCCCCACCgatcatcaaacaaaacaaaagtgcAGATCCAAACATGAATGGCATGGTCCTTCACGATATCTACGATTTCCAATCATCTCTCCAAAACTTCTCAATATCTGACATCGAAATTGCAACTGACAATTTCAGTCCAG AAAACATTATCGGTAGAGGCGGTTACGCCGATGTATACCAGGGAATTCTACCGGAAGGAAAGCTAATCGCTGTGAAACGTTTGACAAAAGGCACACCGGACGAGCAAACAGCTGAGTTTCTATCGGAACTTGGGATTATTGCTCATGTTGATCATCCTAACACTGCCAAATTCATCGGTTGTTGCATCGAGGGTGGAATGCATCTCGTGTTCCGGCTATCTCCTCTTGGAAGCTTAGGCTCTCTCCTCCATG GACCATCAAAATATAAGCTGACTTGGAGCAGACGTTACAATGTAGCGTTAGGAACAGCAGATGGACTAGTGTATCTTCATGAGGGTTGTCAAAGACGAATCATTCATCGAGACATCAAAGCTGATAATATTCTTCTCACCGAAGATTTTCAACCGCAGATTTGCGACTTCGGGTTAGCCAAATGGCTTCCCAAGCAATTGACACACCATAACGTATCCAAATTTGAGGGAACATTCGG GTACTTTGCACCTGAATATTTCATGCACGGAATCGTGGACGAGAAGACTGATGTTTTCGCTTTTGGAGTTCTCCTCTTGGAGCTCATAACCGGACATCCTGCCCTTGACGAGTCTCAGCAGAGCCTTGTCTTATGG GCTAAGCCGTTGCTAGAGAGAAAAGCTATAAAAGAATTGGTGGATCCATCTCTTGGAGATGAGTATAACCGAGAAGAGCTTATCCGGTTAACTTCCACGGCTTCTTTATGCATCGATCAATCTTCTCTTCTACGACCCCGGATGAGCCAG GTTGTGGAATTATTACTAGGCCACGAAGATGTCGTAATGACTCCAAGAGAAGCGAAGATAAAGATGATGCAACGAACGTATTCCGAAGAATTATTAGATAGTGTAGAATATAACTCCACTAAGTACTTGGGAGATCTTGATCGCATTCGAGAGGTTGCTTTAGCCTCTTGA